One region of Ananas comosus cultivar F153 linkage group 9, ASM154086v1, whole genome shotgun sequence genomic DNA includes:
- the LOC109715112 gene encoding uncharacterized protein LOC109715112 isoform X1, which produces MASSISSSALLLRPRPPPLLRRAGRLRRSSKPYFTLSPIFASSSSSSTTAPLMKKEREKEKEKEEEVVIVGGGIAGLATALALRRLGVAAAVLEQGASLRSGGTSLTLSTNGWRVLDVLGVADELRAQFLQIQGFCFSIREAIPEIKPKRLVMRSQDGRELRSFRFEDEAPGQEVRAVERRVLLETLAGKLPPNTISFSSRLRSIAWQGKDGTLLELDDGRQVLAKIVIGCDGVNSPIAKWMGFPEPKYVGHCAFRGLGQYPEGQPYESKVNYIYGRGLRAGFVPVSPTKVYWFICFNSQSPGPRTTDPSALKKEALDLVQTWPQELLDIMRNTPDDTVVKTPLVDRWLWPGLSPPPVAAALNGSSSAVAVVVGDAWHPMTPNLGQGACCALEDAVVLAGKLAPALTGSRGAVVAALGEYAQERWARVFPLTARASLVGSLLQWEDPIVCAFRNEVMIPRLVRLGPFLEHTNFECELLEPIASN; this is translated from the exons ATGGCGTCGTCGATCTCCTCCTCCGCTCTTCTCCTCCGCCCCCGCCCTCCTCCTTTGCTCCGCCGCGCGGGGCGATTACGCCGATCCAGCAAACCCTACTTCACCCTCTCCCCGATCTTcgcatcatcgtcgtcgtcgtccacTACGGCCCCTCTAAtgaagaaggagagggagaaggagaaggagaaggaggaggaggtggtgatCGTGGGCGGCGGGATCGCGGGGCTCGCCACCGCGCTCGCGCTCCGCAGGCTCGGCGTCGCGGCGGCGGTGCTGGAGCAGGGCGCCTCACTCCGCTCCGGCGGGACCTCGCTCACGCTCTCCACGAACGGCTGGCGCGTGCTCGACGTCCTCGGCGTCGCCGACGAGCTCCGCGCCCAGTTCCTTCAGATCCAAGG CTTCTGCTTCTCTATCAGAGAAGCTATTCCAGAAATCAAACCAAAGAG ACTGGTGATGAGATCACAAGATGGGAGAGAGCTCAGATCTTTCAGATTTGAGGACGAAGCCCCTGG GCAAGAAGTGCGGGCAGTAGAAAGGAGAGTTCTTCTGGAGACTCTAGCCGGGAAATTACCTCCAAACACAATATCCTTTTCTTCACGATTGAGATCGATTGCATGGCAAGGGAAAGATGGTACTCTTCTGGAACTAGATGATGGTCGCCAAGTACTTGCTAag ATTGTGATTGGCTGTGATGGTGTCAACTCACCAATAGCAAAGTGGATGGGGTTTCCCGAGCCTAAGTATGTGGGACACTGTGCTTTTCGTGGTCTTGGGCAATATCCTGAAGGCCAACCATATGAGTCAAAGGTGAACTACATCTATGGAAGGGGCCTCCGTGCAGGCTTTGTTCCGGTTTCTCCTACTAAAGTTTATTGGTTCATCTGCTTCAACAGCCAATCTCCAG GACCGAGAACAACTGATCCATCAGCCCTCAAGAAAGAGGCCTTGGATCTTGTTCAAACCTGGCCGCAGGAGCTCCTCGACATCATGCGCAACACCCCCGATGACACCGTCGTCAAGACCCCGCTTGTCGACCGCTGGCTCTGGCCAGGCCTCAGCCCGCCGCCAGTTGCAGCAGCTTTGAACGGCAGTAGCAGTGCGGTGGCGGTGGTAGTCGGGGATGCGTGGCACCCCATGACGCCCAACCTCGGCCAGGGCGCGTGCTGCGCTCTAGAAGATGCCGTTGTCCTTGCTGGAAAGCTTGCACCGGCACTAACAGGCAGCAGAGGAGCAGTGGTGGCAGCACTGGGGGAGTATGCGCAGGAGCGTTGGGCGAGGGTGTTTCCCTTAACGGCGCGCGCCAGCCTTGTCGGATCTTTGCTGCAGTGGGAGGATCCAATAGTGTGTGCTTTTAGGAATGAGGTAATGATTCCCAGGTTAGTTCGATTGGGGCCATTCCTGGAGCACACAAACTTTGAGTGTGAGCTGTTGGAGCCCATTGCGTCCAATTGA
- the LOC109715112 gene encoding uncharacterized protein LOC109715112 isoform X2, translated as MASSISSSALLLRPRPPPLLRRAGRLRRSSKPYFTLSPIFASSSSSSTTAPLMKKEREKEKEKEEEVVIVGGGIAGLATALALRRLGVAAAVLEQGASLRSGGTSLTLSTNGWRVLDVLGVADELRAQFLQIQGEAIPEIKPKRLVMRSQDGRELRSFRFEDEAPGQEVRAVERRVLLETLAGKLPPNTISFSSRLRSIAWQGKDGTLLELDDGRQVLAKIVIGCDGVNSPIAKWMGFPEPKYVGHCAFRGLGQYPEGQPYESKVNYIYGRGLRAGFVPVSPTKVYWFICFNSQSPGPRTTDPSALKKEALDLVQTWPQELLDIMRNTPDDTVVKTPLVDRWLWPGLSPPPVAAALNGSSSAVAVVVGDAWHPMTPNLGQGACCALEDAVVLAGKLAPALTGSRGAVVAALGEYAQERWARVFPLTARASLVGSLLQWEDPIVCAFRNEVMIPRLVRLGPFLEHTNFECELLEPIASN; from the exons ATGGCGTCGTCGATCTCCTCCTCCGCTCTTCTCCTCCGCCCCCGCCCTCCTCCTTTGCTCCGCCGCGCGGGGCGATTACGCCGATCCAGCAAACCCTACTTCACCCTCTCCCCGATCTTcgcatcatcgtcgtcgtcgtccacTACGGCCCCTCTAAtgaagaaggagagggagaaggagaaggagaaggaggaggaggtggtgatCGTGGGCGGCGGGATCGCGGGGCTCGCCACCGCGCTCGCGCTCCGCAGGCTCGGCGTCGCGGCGGCGGTGCTGGAGCAGGGCGCCTCACTCCGCTCCGGCGGGACCTCGCTCACGCTCTCCACGAACGGCTGGCGCGTGCTCGACGTCCTCGGCGTCGCCGACGAGCTCCGCGCCCAGTTCCTTCAGATCCAAGG AGAAGCTATTCCAGAAATCAAACCAAAGAG ACTGGTGATGAGATCACAAGATGGGAGAGAGCTCAGATCTTTCAGATTTGAGGACGAAGCCCCTGG GCAAGAAGTGCGGGCAGTAGAAAGGAGAGTTCTTCTGGAGACTCTAGCCGGGAAATTACCTCCAAACACAATATCCTTTTCTTCACGATTGAGATCGATTGCATGGCAAGGGAAAGATGGTACTCTTCTGGAACTAGATGATGGTCGCCAAGTACTTGCTAag ATTGTGATTGGCTGTGATGGTGTCAACTCACCAATAGCAAAGTGGATGGGGTTTCCCGAGCCTAAGTATGTGGGACACTGTGCTTTTCGTGGTCTTGGGCAATATCCTGAAGGCCAACCATATGAGTCAAAGGTGAACTACATCTATGGAAGGGGCCTCCGTGCAGGCTTTGTTCCGGTTTCTCCTACTAAAGTTTATTGGTTCATCTGCTTCAACAGCCAATCTCCAG GACCGAGAACAACTGATCCATCAGCCCTCAAGAAAGAGGCCTTGGATCTTGTTCAAACCTGGCCGCAGGAGCTCCTCGACATCATGCGCAACACCCCCGATGACACCGTCGTCAAGACCCCGCTTGTCGACCGCTGGCTCTGGCCAGGCCTCAGCCCGCCGCCAGTTGCAGCAGCTTTGAACGGCAGTAGCAGTGCGGTGGCGGTGGTAGTCGGGGATGCGTGGCACCCCATGACGCCCAACCTCGGCCAGGGCGCGTGCTGCGCTCTAGAAGATGCCGTTGTCCTTGCTGGAAAGCTTGCACCGGCACTAACAGGCAGCAGAGGAGCAGTGGTGGCAGCACTGGGGGAGTATGCGCAGGAGCGTTGGGCGAGGGTGTTTCCCTTAACGGCGCGCGCCAGCCTTGTCGGATCTTTGCTGCAGTGGGAGGATCCAATAGTGTGTGCTTTTAGGAATGAGGTAATGATTCCCAGGTTAGTTCGATTGGGGCCATTCCTGGAGCACACAAACTTTGAGTGTGAGCTGTTGGAGCCCATTGCGTCCAATTGA
- the LOC109715112 gene encoding uncharacterized protein LOC109715112 isoform X3, translating into MASSISSSALLLRPRPPPLLRRAGRLRRSSKPYFTLSPIFASSSSSSTTAPLMKKEREKEKEKEEEVVIVGGGIAGLATALALRRLGVAAAVLEQGASLRSGGTSLTLSTNGWRVLDVLGVADELRAQFLQIQGLVMRSQDGRELRSFRFEDEAPGQEVRAVERRVLLETLAGKLPPNTISFSSRLRSIAWQGKDGTLLELDDGRQVLAKIVIGCDGVNSPIAKWMGFPEPKYVGHCAFRGLGQYPEGQPYESKVNYIYGRGLRAGFVPVSPTKVYWFICFNSQSPGPRTTDPSALKKEALDLVQTWPQELLDIMRNTPDDTVVKTPLVDRWLWPGLSPPPVAAALNGSSSAVAVVVGDAWHPMTPNLGQGACCALEDAVVLAGKLAPALTGSRGAVVAALGEYAQERWARVFPLTARASLVGSLLQWEDPIVCAFRNEVMIPRLVRLGPFLEHTNFECELLEPIASN; encoded by the exons ATGGCGTCGTCGATCTCCTCCTCCGCTCTTCTCCTCCGCCCCCGCCCTCCTCCTTTGCTCCGCCGCGCGGGGCGATTACGCCGATCCAGCAAACCCTACTTCACCCTCTCCCCGATCTTcgcatcatcgtcgtcgtcgtccacTACGGCCCCTCTAAtgaagaaggagagggagaaggagaaggagaaggaggaggaggtggtgatCGTGGGCGGCGGGATCGCGGGGCTCGCCACCGCGCTCGCGCTCCGCAGGCTCGGCGTCGCGGCGGCGGTGCTGGAGCAGGGCGCCTCACTCCGCTCCGGCGGGACCTCGCTCACGCTCTCCACGAACGGCTGGCGCGTGCTCGACGTCCTCGGCGTCGCCGACGAGCTCCGCGCCCAGTTCCTTCAGATCCAAGG ACTGGTGATGAGATCACAAGATGGGAGAGAGCTCAGATCTTTCAGATTTGAGGACGAAGCCCCTGG GCAAGAAGTGCGGGCAGTAGAAAGGAGAGTTCTTCTGGAGACTCTAGCCGGGAAATTACCTCCAAACACAATATCCTTTTCTTCACGATTGAGATCGATTGCATGGCAAGGGAAAGATGGTACTCTTCTGGAACTAGATGATGGTCGCCAAGTACTTGCTAag ATTGTGATTGGCTGTGATGGTGTCAACTCACCAATAGCAAAGTGGATGGGGTTTCCCGAGCCTAAGTATGTGGGACACTGTGCTTTTCGTGGTCTTGGGCAATATCCTGAAGGCCAACCATATGAGTCAAAGGTGAACTACATCTATGGAAGGGGCCTCCGTGCAGGCTTTGTTCCGGTTTCTCCTACTAAAGTTTATTGGTTCATCTGCTTCAACAGCCAATCTCCAG GACCGAGAACAACTGATCCATCAGCCCTCAAGAAAGAGGCCTTGGATCTTGTTCAAACCTGGCCGCAGGAGCTCCTCGACATCATGCGCAACACCCCCGATGACACCGTCGTCAAGACCCCGCTTGTCGACCGCTGGCTCTGGCCAGGCCTCAGCCCGCCGCCAGTTGCAGCAGCTTTGAACGGCAGTAGCAGTGCGGTGGCGGTGGTAGTCGGGGATGCGTGGCACCCCATGACGCCCAACCTCGGCCAGGGCGCGTGCTGCGCTCTAGAAGATGCCGTTGTCCTTGCTGGAAAGCTTGCACCGGCACTAACAGGCAGCAGAGGAGCAGTGGTGGCAGCACTGGGGGAGTATGCGCAGGAGCGTTGGGCGAGGGTGTTTCCCTTAACGGCGCGCGCCAGCCTTGTCGGATCTTTGCTGCAGTGGGAGGATCCAATAGTGTGTGCTTTTAGGAATGAGGTAATGATTCCCAGGTTAGTTCGATTGGGGCCATTCCTGGAGCACACAAACTTTGAGTGTGAGCTGTTGGAGCCCATTGCGTCCAATTGA
- the LOC109715112 gene encoding uncharacterized protein LOC109715112 isoform X4 — MLEHISVCRLVMRSQDGRELRSFRFEDEAPGQEVRAVERRVLLETLAGKLPPNTISFSSRLRSIAWQGKDGTLLELDDGRQVLAKIVIGCDGVNSPIAKWMGFPEPKYVGHCAFRGLGQYPEGQPYESKVNYIYGRGLRAGFVPVSPTKVYWFICFNSQSPGPRTTDPSALKKEALDLVQTWPQELLDIMRNTPDDTVVKTPLVDRWLWPGLSPPPVAAALNGSSSAVAVVVGDAWHPMTPNLGQGACCALEDAVVLAGKLAPALTGSRGAVVAALGEYAQERWARVFPLTARASLVGSLLQWEDPIVCAFRNEVMIPRLVRLGPFLEHTNFECELLEPIASN; from the exons ATGCTTGAACATATAT CTGTGTGCAGACTGGTGATGAGATCACAAGATGGGAGAGAGCTCAGATCTTTCAGATTTGAGGACGAAGCCCCTGG GCAAGAAGTGCGGGCAGTAGAAAGGAGAGTTCTTCTGGAGACTCTAGCCGGGAAATTACCTCCAAACACAATATCCTTTTCTTCACGATTGAGATCGATTGCATGGCAAGGGAAAGATGGTACTCTTCTGGAACTAGATGATGGTCGCCAAGTACTTGCTAag ATTGTGATTGGCTGTGATGGTGTCAACTCACCAATAGCAAAGTGGATGGGGTTTCCCGAGCCTAAGTATGTGGGACACTGTGCTTTTCGTGGTCTTGGGCAATATCCTGAAGGCCAACCATATGAGTCAAAGGTGAACTACATCTATGGAAGGGGCCTCCGTGCAGGCTTTGTTCCGGTTTCTCCTACTAAAGTTTATTGGTTCATCTGCTTCAACAGCCAATCTCCAG GACCGAGAACAACTGATCCATCAGCCCTCAAGAAAGAGGCCTTGGATCTTGTTCAAACCTGGCCGCAGGAGCTCCTCGACATCATGCGCAACACCCCCGATGACACCGTCGTCAAGACCCCGCTTGTCGACCGCTGGCTCTGGCCAGGCCTCAGCCCGCCGCCAGTTGCAGCAGCTTTGAACGGCAGTAGCAGTGCGGTGGCGGTGGTAGTCGGGGATGCGTGGCACCCCATGACGCCCAACCTCGGCCAGGGCGCGTGCTGCGCTCTAGAAGATGCCGTTGTCCTTGCTGGAAAGCTTGCACCGGCACTAACAGGCAGCAGAGGAGCAGTGGTGGCAGCACTGGGGGAGTATGCGCAGGAGCGTTGGGCGAGGGTGTTTCCCTTAACGGCGCGCGCCAGCCTTGTCGGATCTTTGCTGCAGTGGGAGGATCCAATAGTGTGTGCTTTTAGGAATGAGGTAATGATTCCCAGGTTAGTTCGATTGGGGCCATTCCTGGAGCACACAAACTTTGAGTGTGAGCTGTTGGAGCCCATTGCGTCCAATTGA